A region from the Candidatus Polarisedimenticolia bacterium genome encodes:
- a CDS encoding enoyl-CoA hydratase/isomerase family protein, translated as MPARLVDYRVEGGIAVVEMNDPPANTYTHEMMRQLDDAILQARFDDSVHVLVLRGAGEKFFSAGADIRMLASATPRFKYYFCLHANETLARLEQTPKLVIAALNGHAVGGGLEIALAADFRIARRGGGKIGLPEVSLGVLPGTGGTQRLVRLLGKARALELMATGGTFDFDEALRHGLVSRLFEPEDFFPRVLEFAREFCPPRKASLAVGKIKRAVHSGAEASFAEGLALERELQQQLFESDDAREGIQAYLEKREAKFTAR; from the coding sequence ATGCCCGCGAGACTGGTTGACTACCGCGTGGAGGGCGGCATCGCCGTCGTGGAGATGAACGATCCTCCCGCCAACACTTACACGCACGAGATGATGCGGCAGCTGGACGACGCCATCCTCCAGGCCCGGTTCGACGACTCGGTGCACGTCCTGGTCCTGCGCGGCGCCGGAGAGAAGTTCTTTTCGGCGGGCGCCGACATCCGGATGCTCGCCTCAGCCACGCCGCGCTTCAAGTACTACTTCTGCCTCCATGCCAACGAGACGTTGGCGCGCCTCGAGCAGACTCCGAAGCTGGTGATCGCGGCTCTCAACGGCCACGCCGTCGGAGGCGGACTGGAGATTGCGCTGGCCGCCGACTTCCGGATCGCCCGGCGCGGGGGAGGCAAGATCGGCCTCCCCGAGGTCTCGCTGGGCGTGCTCCCCGGCACGGGCGGCACCCAGCGCCTCGTCCGGCTCCTGGGAAAGGCGCGCGCCCTGGAGCTGATGGCGACCGGAGGGACTTTCGACTTCGACGAGGCGCTGCGCCACGGCCTCGTGAGCCGCCTGTTCGAGCCGGAGGATTTCTTCCCCCGCGTCCTGGAGTTCGCCAGGGAGTTCTGCCCCCCCCGCAAGGCCTCGCTGGCGGTCGGGAAGATCAAGCGCGCCGTGCATTCCGGCGCGGAGGCCTCCTTCGCCGAGGGGCTGGCTCTCGAGCGGGAGCTGCAGCAGCAGCTTTTCGAAAGCGACGACGCCCGGGAAGGAATCCAAGCCTATCTGGAGAAACGTGAAGCGAAATTCACCGCCCGGTGA
- the pelF gene encoding GT4 family glycosyltransferase PelF has protein sequence MTEAIRVGFIIGQLHRGGTERQLYELATRLTGGPCSPYVYCFSQVLEPYGPMLTAAGVPLRFIPRRRRMELRRVRALARLFRQDHLDLVHSLSFHANLYAYLALRGRPGRLIASNRYYVPGGAGPVSWINGLALRRSARVVVNSETGKAFTAEHFRVPPERIKVIPNGVDAARFTPPLFPAAIRPELGIPPGAPLVGLIGRITAQKRVDIFLEAARRVSEKLPGARFLIVGKGELMEAMRRKTSQLGLDDLAIFTGGRDDVPDLLAALDLLVLCSDDEGLPNVILEAMAARKPVVATDVGACRELVAEGVTGHLVARRDSEALAAAILRVLLLPDRGRAIGEAGHRRAVGEFGVDAMAAKFRDLFQEVHAQAARRSPG, from the coding sequence ATGACCGAGGCGATCCGCGTCGGCTTCATCATCGGCCAGCTCCACCGCGGCGGGACCGAGCGGCAGCTTTACGAGCTGGCCACGCGCCTCACCGGCGGCCCCTGCAGCCCTTACGTCTATTGCTTCTCCCAGGTCCTCGAGCCGTACGGTCCGATGCTCACCGCGGCCGGCGTGCCGCTGCGCTTCATCCCCCGCCGCCGGAGGATGGAGCTGCGGCGGGTCCGGGCCCTGGCGCGCCTGTTCCGCCAGGATCACCTCGATCTCGTCCACTCCTTGTCGTTCCACGCGAACCTTTACGCGTACCTGGCGCTCCGAGGCCGGCCCGGCCGGCTGATCGCCTCCAACCGCTACTACGTCCCCGGCGGCGCCGGGCCGGTGAGCTGGATCAACGGCCTGGCGCTCCGGCGCTCCGCCCGGGTGGTCGTCAACTCCGAGACGGGGAAGGCATTCACGGCCGAGCATTTCAGGGTCCCGCCCGAGCGGATCAAGGTCATCCCGAACGGGGTCGATGCGGCCCGCTTCACCCCACCGCTCTTCCCCGCCGCGATCCGGCCGGAGCTGGGCATTCCCCCCGGCGCGCCGCTGGTCGGCTTGATCGGCCGGATCACCGCGCAGAAGCGCGTCGACATCTTCCTGGAAGCGGCGCGTCGCGTCTCCGAGAAGCTCCCCGGCGCGCGCTTCCTGATCGTCGGCAAGGGCGAGCTGATGGAGGCGATGCGGCGGAAGACGAGCCAGCTGGGTCTTGACGACCTGGCGATCTTCACGGGAGGCCGCGACGACGTTCCGGATCTGCTCGCGGCGCTCGATCTGCTGGTCCTGTGCAGCGACGACGAGGGACTTCCGAACGTGATCCTGGAGGCGATGGCGGCGCGCAAACCGGTGGTCGCGACGGACGTCGGAGCGTGCCGCGAGCTGGTCGCCGAAGGGGTCACGGGACATCTCGTCGCGCGGCGGGACTCCGAGGCCCTCGCCGCGGCCATCCTCCGGGTGCTGCTCCTCCCCGACCGGGGCCGGGCGATCGGAGAGGCGGGGCACCGCCGGGCCGTCGGGGAGTTCGGAGTCGACGCGATGGCCGCGAAGTTCCGCGATCTGTTCCAGGAGGTCCACGCCCAGGCCGCCCGGCGATCGCCAGGCTGA